One window of the Sandaracinaceae bacterium genome contains the following:
- a CDS encoding ABC transporter substrate-binding protein codes for MPDGDEHAPTPPWKALGVTVAVSLLAIGLHTAVAHLSDPPPAPPLTLDARAPAEPRVGYFTWGRSPVLDEIERAFVDRLGERDEVRVRVLSHTADFDLDNVEPLIARALATEELDVAVAVTTPLARALHARSGQLPLVFAAITDPVGAGLVPSWENERGSRVTGVSAHCPEDSHLALIQELLPEARRVALLHDTQSELLPPLPFALLEARGLTLVPVRATARGEIPEMVGRIEAARADVVWVHTAWASPEVAFAGFDTLSRLTAERRLPIIASDTLQVRHGALAAQGLDMEAIGTAAAEAVLAILGGQDPGSLPVSRLGCGRPVLDLRRAAQLGVSVPPTLAARAVTQLDDAPPAPSPPEAFLP; via the coding sequence ATGCCGGATGGCGACGAGCACGCGCCGACGCCTCCGTGGAAGGCGCTCGGTGTCACCGTCGCGGTGAGCCTCCTCGCGATCGGTCTCCACACCGCGGTCGCGCACCTGAGCGATCCGCCGCCGGCGCCGCCGCTGACCCTCGACGCGCGCGCGCCCGCCGAGCCTCGGGTGGGATACTTCACCTGGGGCCGCAGCCCCGTGCTCGACGAGATCGAGCGCGCCTTCGTCGATCGCCTCGGGGAGCGCGACGAGGTTCGCGTGCGCGTGCTGAGCCACACCGCGGACTTCGACCTGGACAACGTCGAGCCGCTCATCGCGCGGGCGCTCGCCACCGAAGAGCTCGACGTCGCGGTCGCTGTCACGACCCCGCTCGCTCGCGCGCTCCACGCGCGCTCCGGCCAGCTCCCCCTCGTCTTCGCGGCCATCACCGATCCCGTCGGCGCCGGCCTCGTCCCGAGCTGGGAGAACGAGCGCGGATCGAGGGTCACCGGGGTCTCGGCGCATTGCCCCGAGGACAGCCACCTCGCGCTCATCCAGGAGCTGCTCCCGGAGGCGCGCCGCGTCGCGCTCCTCCACGACACCCAGAGCGAGCTCTTGCCCCCGCTGCCCTTCGCCCTCCTCGAGGCGCGCGGCCTGACCCTCGTCCCCGTGCGCGCCACCGCTCGCGGCGAGATCCCCGAGATGGTCGGCCGCATCGAGGCCGCGCGTGCGGATGTCGTCTGGGTTCACACGGCCTGGGCGAGCCCCGAGGTGGCCTTCGCCGGCTTCGACACCCTCTCGCGCCTGACCGCCGAGCGGCGGCTTCCCATCATCGCGAGCGACACCCTCCAGGTTCGCCACGGCGCCCTCGCGGCCCAGGGCCTCGACATGGAGGCGATCGGGACCGCGGCGGCCGAGGCCGTCCTCGCCATCCTCGGCGGCCAGGACCCGGGCTCCCTCCCCGTCTCGCGCCTCGGGTGCGGCCGCCCCGTCCTCGACCTCCGGCGCGCCGCGCAGCTGGGCGTCTCCGTCCCGCCGACCCTCGCGGCCCGCGCCGTCACGCAGCTCGACGACGCTCCGCCCGCGCCGAGCCCCCCCGAGGCCTTCCTGCCATGA
- a CDS encoding proprotein convertase P-domain-containing protein, with translation MIASKRLPFFLVALLAVGCDGSSDTPDAARSDAATPIDAATPIDAGAPVDAAGPDAGLPTDAGDPTDAGDPDAASLDAGVPTDLSFRVVDATLPEGVGTARGIELFTSEAALAAYFGGVAPAGVDFSREHALLYTEGARPFPGHLASVTALAISADGARLLVDTHHRAPGASCEVLGLERVAFQLVAFEATPTEAMERAHTTSAFDCAASGASENTACTATMLCGADLICGNLTRGASGLCYSTALWDAFFDPTEGALVDNDVTTRTLTATGLASVDVDVIAYVELTHADPSELRITLTNPSGNEVIVFDREPAASPLVLARVPVGFSGDEDVNGTWTLRITDHAPGNTGTLARWGVEIVSRWD, from the coding sequence ATGATCGCTTCGAAGCGCCTCCCCTTCTTCCTCGTCGCGCTCCTCGCGGTGGGCTGCGATGGCTCGTCCGACACGCCCGACGCGGCGCGCTCCGACGCGGCCACGCCCATCGACGCGGCCACGCCGATCGACGCGGGCGCGCCGGTCGACGCCGCGGGCCCGGACGCGGGCCTGCCCACCGACGCGGGCGACCCGACCGACGCGGGCGACCCGGACGCCGCGAGCCTCGACGCGGGCGTACCCACCGACCTGAGCTTCCGCGTGGTCGACGCGACGCTCCCCGAGGGCGTGGGCACCGCGCGCGGGATCGAGCTCTTCACGTCCGAGGCCGCGCTCGCGGCGTACTTCGGCGGCGTGGCCCCCGCGGGCGTCGACTTCAGCCGAGAGCACGCTCTGCTCTACACGGAAGGCGCGCGACCCTTCCCGGGGCACCTCGCGAGCGTGACGGCGCTGGCGATCTCGGCCGACGGCGCGCGGCTGCTCGTCGACACGCACCACCGCGCGCCCGGCGCGAGCTGCGAGGTCCTCGGCCTCGAGCGCGTCGCCTTCCAGCTCGTGGCGTTCGAGGCCACGCCGACCGAGGCCATGGAGCGCGCCCACACGACCTCGGCGTTCGACTGCGCGGCCTCCGGCGCGAGCGAGAACACGGCGTGCACGGCCACCATGCTGTGCGGCGCGGACCTCATCTGCGGCAACCTCACCCGCGGCGCGTCCGGCCTCTGCTACTCGACCGCCCTCTGGGACGCGTTCTTCGACCCGACCGAGGGCGCGCTCGTCGACAACGATGTCACCACGCGCACCCTGACGGCCACCGGCCTCGCCAGCGTCGACGTCGACGTCATCGCGTACGTCGAGCTGACCCACGCCGACCCCTCCGAGCTCCGCATCACGCTCACGAACCCGTCGGGGAACGAGGTCATCGTGTTCGACCGCGAGCCGGCGGCCAGCCCTCTCGTCCTCGCGCGCGTCCCCGTCGGCTTCTCGGGCGACGAGGACGTCAACGGCACGTGGACCCTGCGGATCACCGACCACGCGCCCGGCAACACCGGCACGCTGGCCCGCTGGGGCGTCGAGATCGTGAGCCGCTGGGACTGA
- a CDS encoding MXAN_6577-like cysteine-rich protein — MRRSFPSFASSLLPLFGVALLLSACGGGGTVDDDAGPGADAAVICDTDETLCGSTCSDTDADPANCGACGNACAADEACSAGACVLECGAGATACDGACVDTDLDPANCGACGEACPSGEVCSGGSCALTCVGGTTRCGDRCVDTDRDAENCGGCDVACGADEVCSAGACGISCVAGSTLCDGACVDTTVDPANCGGCGVACGADEVCSAGACGISCVAGSTLCDSACVDTTVDPANCGGCGVACASGEVCSAGSCGLSCSGGATMCGSACVDTTNDPSHCGACGVACASGEFCASGSCAPLCPAPRTDCSGACVDMQSDPSHCGACGMACGAAEYCAMGSCTSTCPAPLTDCSGTCSNTDYDPANCGGCGVACAMGNVCVSGACRPLGGVGPARYLYLANWAAFNTQFDVYDVGANTWSSGASLPVASRGQLASDGATVWMLGTDNDIYEYDVATDVWTRRMAGPGGITSYAFFQWLNGNFYLCQQSTSTLHIYSGGAWSTRSLSSTCSIAGGTDPVANEVYVKRYGQAGFWVVDASTNAIVRTITDGTSIAENTSSGAVLGGTFYTRSGGGQIFALDGTSGARTATGDDPGGSYPGFSTDHASRVIYMHSSSGFSSYDPSTGVFTPLATGPTQSTVGTITQTF, encoded by the coding sequence ATGCGCCGCTCATTCCCGTCCTTCGCGTCTTCCCTGTTGCCCCTGTTCGGGGTCGCGCTTCTGCTCTCCGCCTGTGGTGGCGGGGGCACCGTCGACGACGACGCCGGGCCCGGCGCAGACGCCGCGGTGATCTGCGACACGGACGAGACGCTGTGTGGCAGCACCTGCTCGGACACCGACGCCGACCCCGCGAACTGCGGCGCCTGCGGCAACGCGTGTGCGGCCGACGAGGCCTGCTCGGCGGGCGCGTGTGTCCTGGAGTGCGGCGCTGGAGCCACCGCCTGCGACGGCGCCTGCGTCGACACCGACCTCGACCCCGCGAACTGTGGCGCGTGCGGGGAGGCCTGCCCGAGCGGCGAGGTGTGCTCCGGTGGGAGCTGCGCCCTCACGTGCGTCGGGGGCACCACCCGGTGCGGTGACCGGTGCGTGGACACCGACCGCGATGCGGAGAATTGCGGTGGCTGCGACGTCGCTTGCGGCGCCGACGAGGTCTGCTCGGCCGGCGCGTGCGGGATCAGCTGCGTGGCGGGCTCGACCCTCTGCGACGGCGCCTGCGTGGACACGACGGTGGACCCCGCGAACTGCGGCGGGTGCGGCGTCGCTTGTGGCGCCGACGAGGTCTGCTCGGCCGGCGCGTGCGGGATCAGCTGCGTGGCGGGCTCGACCCTCTGCGACAGCGCCTGCGTGGACACGACGGTGGACCCGGCGAACTGCGGCGGGTGCGGCGTGGCGTGCGCGTCTGGCGAGGTGTGCTCTGCGGGGAGCTGCGGGCTGAGCTGCTCGGGCGGCGCGACGATGTGCGGCAGCGCCTGCGTGGACACGACCAACGATCCCTCCCACTGCGGAGCCTGCGGGGTGGCCTGCGCCTCTGGCGAGTTCTGCGCGTCCGGTTCGTGCGCGCCCCTCTGCCCCGCGCCGCGCACGGACTGCAGCGGCGCGTGTGTGGACATGCAGAGCGACCCCTCCCACTGCGGCGCGTGCGGCATGGCGTGCGGAGCGGCCGAGTACTGCGCCATGGGCAGTTGCACGTCGACTTGCCCGGCGCCGCTGACCGACTGCTCGGGGACCTGCAGCAACACCGACTACGACCCCGCGAACTGCGGCGGCTGCGGGGTGGCCTGCGCCATGGGCAATGTCTGCGTGAGCGGCGCGTGCCGGCCGCTGGGCGGCGTCGGCCCCGCGCGCTACCTCTACCTGGCGAACTGGGCCGCCTTCAACACGCAGTTCGACGTCTATGACGTCGGCGCCAACACCTGGTCCTCGGGCGCCAGCCTGCCGGTCGCGAGCCGCGGCCAGCTGGCCTCCGACGGCGCCACCGTCTGGATGCTCGGCACCGACAACGACATCTACGAGTACGACGTCGCGACGGATGTCTGGACGAGGCGCATGGCCGGCCCGGGCGGGATCACCAGCTACGCCTTCTTCCAGTGGCTCAACGGCAACTTCTACCTCTGCCAGCAGAGCACGAGCACGCTCCACATCTACAGCGGCGGCGCCTGGTCCACCCGGAGCCTGAGCTCCACCTGCTCGATCGCGGGTGGCACCGACCCGGTGGCCAACGAGGTCTACGTCAAGCGGTACGGCCAGGCGGGCTTCTGGGTGGTCGACGCGTCGACCAACGCGATCGTCAGAACCATCACCGACGGTACGAGCATCGCGGAGAACACCTCGAGCGGCGCCGTCCTCGGCGGCACCTTCTACACCCGCAGCGGGGGCGGCCAGATCTTCGCGCTCGACGGGACCTCCGGAGCGCGGACCGCCACCGGCGACGACCCGGGCGGCAGCTACCCCGGGTTCAGCACGGACCACGCCTCGCGCGTCATCTACATGCACTCGAGCAGCGGCTTCTCCAGCTACGACCCCTCGACCGGCGTGTTCACCCCGCTGGCCACCGGGCCCACGCAGAGCACCGTCGGCACGATCACCCAGACCTTCTGA
- a CDS encoding four-helix bundle copper-binding protein, whose translation MTDPFSPTPYMKESHMDLSQYLIEPADRYRACIEACLECLVACESCASACLREDDVTKMAECIRTDLECALACRTAAVAMVRGSESAKALCGVCADVCERCAEECAKHDDDHCKRCAEACRRCAEECRKMSA comes from the coding sequence GTGACGGACCCGTTCTCGCCGACCCCCTATATGAAGGAGAGCCACATGGACCTGAGCCAGTACCTCATCGAACCCGCCGACCGCTACCGCGCCTGCATCGAGGCGTGCCTGGAGTGCCTCGTCGCCTGCGAGAGCTGCGCGTCGGCGTGCCTACGCGAGGACGACGTGACGAAGATGGCCGAGTGCATCCGCACCGACCTCGAGTGTGCGCTCGCCTGCCGCACCGCCGCGGTGGCCATGGTGCGCGGGAGCGAGTCCGCCAAGGCGCTCTGCGGGGTGTGCGCCGACGTCTGTGAGCGCTGCGCGGAGGAGTGCGCCAAGCACGACGACGACCACTGCAAGCGCTGCGCGGAGGCGTGCCGCCGCTGCGCCGAGGAGTGCCGCAAGATGAGCGCCTGA
- a CDS encoding zinc-dependent alcohol dehydrogenase, translated as MKALVWHGKRDVRVESVPDPELQESTDVIIRVTSSGLCGSDLHLYEVFAPFLEPGDVLGHEPMGVVEEVGRDVTSVAPGDRVVIPFNISCGGCFMCDRGLQSQCETTQNTEHGTGACLFGYTKLYGQVAGGQSERLRVPQGHYGPVKVPHGPPDDRFLFLSDVLPTAWQAVRYAEIPDGGSVAIFGLGPIGQMSARVAHHLGRRVIAVDRVDERLQMAKDWGVEVLDLREHDGDVSEAIRELTDGRGTDSAIDAVGMEAHGAPLAKLAQQAAGLLPDAAAESLMQRAGIDRLTALHASIDAVRRGGTVSVIGVYAGMIDPMPLMTMFDKQLSFRMGQANVKRWMDDLLPLVSGDDDPLGVESFTSHRIPLAEAPAAYEMFQKKTDGAFKVVFTP; from the coding sequence ATGAAAGCATTGGTGTGGCATGGCAAGCGAGACGTTCGGGTCGAGAGCGTCCCCGACCCGGAGCTCCAGGAGTCGACGGACGTCATCATTCGCGTGACGTCCAGCGGCCTGTGCGGCTCGGACCTGCACCTCTACGAGGTGTTCGCGCCGTTCCTGGAGCCGGGGGACGTCCTCGGGCACGAGCCGATGGGCGTCGTCGAGGAGGTCGGGCGCGACGTGACGAGCGTGGCGCCAGGAGACCGGGTCGTGATCCCCTTCAACATCAGCTGCGGGGGCTGCTTCATGTGCGACCGCGGGCTCCAGTCGCAGTGCGAGACCACGCAGAACACCGAGCACGGCACCGGCGCGTGCCTCTTCGGCTACACCAAGCTCTACGGACAGGTCGCCGGCGGTCAGTCGGAGCGGCTCCGTGTGCCGCAGGGCCACTACGGCCCGGTGAAGGTGCCGCATGGTCCGCCGGACGACCGCTTCCTCTTCCTGTCGGATGTGCTGCCGACCGCGTGGCAGGCCGTCCGCTACGCGGAGATCCCCGACGGCGGGAGCGTGGCCATCTTCGGGCTCGGCCCCATCGGCCAGATGTCCGCCCGCGTCGCGCACCACCTGGGCCGCCGCGTGATCGCGGTCGACCGCGTCGACGAGCGGCTTCAGATGGCGAAGGACTGGGGCGTCGAGGTGCTCGATCTGCGCGAGCACGACGGCGACGTGAGCGAGGCGATCCGCGAGCTGACCGACGGCCGCGGGACCGACTCCGCCATCGACGCGGTCGGTATGGAGGCGCACGGCGCGCCGCTCGCGAAGCTCGCCCAGCAGGCCGCCGGTCTGCTCCCCGACGCGGCCGCGGAGAGCCTCATGCAGCGCGCGGGGATCGACCGCCTCACCGCCTTGCACGCCAGCATCGACGCCGTGAGGCGCGGCGGCACCGTCAGCGTGATCGGCGTCTACGCGGGCATGATCGACCCGATGCCGCTGATGACCATGTTCGACAAGCAGCTGTCCTTCCGCATGGGCCAGGCGAACGTCAAGCGCTGGATGGACGACCTGCTCCCGCTCGTCTCGGGCGACGACGATCCGCTCGGCGTCGAGTCCTTCACCAGTCACCGGATCCCGCTGGCCGAGGCCCCCGCCGCCTACGAGATGTTCCAGAAGAAGACCGACGGCGCCTTCAAGGTCGTGTTCACACCCTGA
- a CDS encoding helix-turn-helix domain-containing protein — protein MPQVTSAEDFGALVRERRRERGLSQQQLAAKVGVSRQWIVQVESGKPRAEVGLLLRVLNALDLVLRVEPRAEDSILDLVERLRGER, from the coding sequence ATGCCGCAGGTCACGTCGGCCGAGGACTTCGGGGCGCTCGTGCGCGAGCGTCGGCGTGAGCGGGGGCTGTCCCAGCAGCAGCTCGCGGCCAAGGTCGGCGTCAGCCGGCAGTGGATCGTGCAGGTGGAGAGCGGGAAGCCGCGGGCCGAGGTCGGTCTGCTGTTGCGCGTGCTGAACGCGCTCGACCTCGTCCTGCGCGTCGAGCCGCGCGCGGAGGACTCGATCCTGGACCTCGTCGAGCGCCTCCGAGGTGAGCGGTGA
- a CDS encoding type II toxin-antitoxin system HipA family toxin has translation MSALEILLAVHEGTVAARIERRGERLTLRYEPDWRERGPFPLSLSLPLAAATHEGAAVHAYLANLLPDNAQVLESWGKRFHVSARSPFRLLTHVGQDCAGAFAFLPPDALDAHREQPGDVHWIDEAEVADRLKALRTDIGRWRRDDDEGQFSLAGAQAKIALFGRNGRWGVPSGRTPTTHILKPPIPGFEGHVENEHFCLELAHALGLRTARSEVRRFGDEVAIVVERFDRADSSKLPEAATTTRGAVLRLHQEDLCQALGVPPERKYQNDGGPSVAQITELLRARSSDAASDVERFRDALLFHWLIAGTDAHAKNYSLLHAAEGRLRLAPLYDVASALPYPDLDAQRLKLAMKMGNTYRLRDIGRAALTRMASEMKLDPGATLARAQELADSLPTAARTLREQLIASGVDTPLLRALENELSARAARCAKLIA, from the coding sequence GTGAGCGCGCTCGAGATCCTGCTCGCGGTCCACGAGGGCACGGTCGCCGCCCGCATCGAGCGGCGCGGAGAGCGGCTCACCCTCCGGTACGAACCGGACTGGCGCGAGCGGGGACCGTTCCCGCTGTCTCTGTCTCTCCCGCTCGCGGCCGCGACGCACGAGGGGGCGGCGGTGCACGCCTACCTGGCCAACCTCCTGCCCGACAACGCGCAGGTGCTCGAGTCGTGGGGCAAGCGCTTCCACGTCTCGGCCCGCAGCCCGTTCCGGCTGCTGACCCACGTGGGGCAGGACTGCGCGGGCGCGTTCGCCTTTCTCCCGCCCGACGCGCTGGACGCCCACCGAGAGCAGCCCGGCGACGTCCACTGGATCGACGAAGCCGAGGTCGCCGACCGCCTGAAGGCGCTCCGCACGGACATCGGGCGATGGCGCCGCGATGACGACGAGGGCCAGTTCAGCCTGGCGGGCGCGCAGGCCAAGATCGCGCTCTTCGGGCGGAACGGTCGATGGGGTGTGCCATCGGGTCGCACGCCGACCACTCACATCCTCAAGCCGCCGATCCCGGGCTTCGAGGGTCACGTGGAGAACGAGCACTTCTGCCTCGAGCTCGCCCACGCGCTCGGTCTGCGCACGGCGCGGTCGGAGGTGCGCCGCTTCGGAGACGAGGTCGCCATCGTGGTCGAGCGGTTCGACCGCGCTGACAGCTCGAAGCTCCCCGAAGCCGCCACGACCACGCGCGGCGCGGTGCTGCGCTTGCACCAGGAGGACCTCTGCCAGGCGCTGGGCGTCCCTCCCGAGCGGAAATACCAGAACGACGGGGGCCCCAGCGTCGCCCAGATCACCGAGCTCCTCCGCGCACGCTCGAGCGACGCGGCGAGCGACGTCGAGCGTTTCCGCGACGCCCTCCTGTTCCACTGGCTGATCGCGGGGACCGACGCGCACGCCAAGAACTACTCCTTGCTCCACGCCGCAGAGGGCCGGCTTCGTCTCGCGCCGCTCTACGACGTCGCGAGCGCGCTGCCCTATCCCGATCTCGACGCCCAGCGGTTGAAGCTCGCGATGAAGATGGGCAACACCTATCGCCTCCGCGACATCGGGCGCGCGGCTCTCACCCGCATGGCCTCCGAGATGAAGCTCGACCCAGGCGCGACCCTCGCGCGTGCGCAGGAGCTGGCCGACAGTCTCCCTACAGCCGCGCGAACCCTGCGCGAACAGCTCATCGCGAGCGGCGTCGACACCCCGCTCCTGCGCGCACTGGAGAACGAGCTGTCAGCGCGGGCCGCCCGCTGCGCGAAGCTGATCGCCTGA